A genome region from Geoalkalibacter ferrihydriticus DSM 17813 includes the following:
- the thpR gene encoding RNA 2',3'-cyclic phosphodiesterase codes for MSLRSFIAVPLPLELQQRILALQRDLAGVLDAVRWVKAEQIHLTLRFFPALPEECLDPVRETMLSVGNFHAPFRVEIGGLDAFPNLARPRVFWLGLTPEEPLLRLQQDLDEKLKMIGLGSDERPFRPHLTLGRARETRKISPARLAGYQNRVGETWSVTEMRCYQSRLTPAGAVHTCLFRAALGNAGSS; via the coding sequence ATGAGCCTGCGCTCCTTCATCGCCGTCCCTCTGCCCCTGGAATTGCAACAGCGCATCCTGGCGCTGCAGAGGGATCTCGCCGGCGTGCTGGACGCAGTGCGCTGGGTCAAGGCTGAACAGATACATCTGACCTTGCGCTTTTTCCCGGCGCTGCCCGAAGAATGCCTTGATCCTGTGCGGGAAACTATGCTATCGGTAGGGAATTTCCATGCGCCGTTCAGAGTGGAAATCGGCGGGCTCGACGCCTTTCCCAACCTCGCCCGACCTCGGGTTTTCTGGCTCGGTCTTACACCGGAAGAACCTCTGCTCAGGTTGCAGCAGGATCTAGACGAGAAGCTTAAGATGATCGGCCTGGGGAGCGATGAGCGGCCCTTCAGACCCCACCTGACTCTCGGACGGGCCAGAGAAACCCGCAAAATCTCTCCTGCTCGGCTCGCCGGATACCAGAACCGCGTGGGAGAAACCTGGTCGGTGACGGAAATGCGGTGCTATCAAAGCCGCTTGACACCGGCAGGCGCCGTTCATACCTGCCTGTTTCGCGCCGCCCTCGGCAACGCAGGATCTTCCTGA
- the recA gene encoding recombinase RecA codes for MADDNRNRAIDLAFGQIEKQFGKGSIMRLGENTVLPGIEAIPSGALSLDIALGVGGVPRGRVIEIFGPESSGKTTLALHIVAEAQKKGGIAAFVDAEHALDINYAKKLGVKVEDLLVSQPDTGEQALEITEVLVRSGAIDVLVVDSVAALTPRAEIEGEMGDAHVGLQARLMSQALRKLTGTISKSKCCVIFINQIRMKIGVMFGNPETTTGGNALKFYASVRMDIRRIASLKQGQDVIGNRTRVKVVKNKVAPPFKEAEFDIMYGEGISRVGDLVDLGAACEIVEKSGAWYSFQGERIGQGRENAKTFLKEHPETAQAIEERLLEHFGLGAKKVAQPQEG; via the coding sequence ATGGCTGACGACAATCGCAACCGCGCCATCGATCTGGCATTCGGTCAGATCGAAAAACAATTCGGCAAGGGCAGCATCATGCGCCTGGGTGAGAATACGGTCCTGCCCGGGATTGAGGCGATTCCCAGCGGTGCCCTCTCTCTGGATATCGCCCTGGGCGTCGGCGGTGTGCCGCGCGGACGCGTGATTGAGATTTTCGGTCCCGAATCCTCGGGTAAAACCACCCTGGCCCTGCATATCGTGGCCGAAGCCCAGAAAAAGGGCGGGATTGCCGCTTTCGTCGATGCCGAGCACGCTCTCGACATCAATTACGCCAAGAAGCTCGGCGTTAAAGTCGAGGACCTGCTGGTCTCCCAGCCGGACACCGGTGAGCAGGCCCTGGAAATCACCGAAGTGCTGGTGCGCAGCGGCGCTATCGACGTGCTGGTCGTCGACTCGGTGGCCGCGCTTACCCCCCGCGCTGAAATCGAAGGGGAAATGGGGGACGCCCACGTCGGCCTCCAGGCACGGCTCATGTCCCAGGCTCTGCGCAAGCTCACCGGAACCATCAGCAAATCCAAGTGCTGCGTGATCTTCATCAATCAGATCCGCATGAAAATCGGGGTCATGTTCGGCAACCCCGAAACCACCACCGGCGGCAACGCATTGAAATTTTACGCTTCGGTGCGCATGGATATCCGCCGCATCGCCTCTCTCAAACAGGGGCAGGATGTGATCGGCAACCGCACACGCGTCAAGGTGGTCAAGAACAAGGTCGCGCCGCCCTTCAAGGAGGCGGAATTCGACATCATGTACGGCGAGGGCATTTCGCGCGTCGGGGACCTCGTGGACCTCGGCGCCGCCTGCGAAATTGTCGAAAAAAGCGGGGCCTGGTATTCCTTTCAGGGCGAGCGCATCGGTCAGGGACGGGAAAATGCTAAAACCTTTCTCAAGGAGCATCCCGAAACGGCCCAGGCCATTGAGGAACGCCTGCTCGAACATTTCGGCCTCGGTGCGAAGAAGGTCGCGCAACCGCAGGAAGGATAA
- a CDS encoding type IV pilus twitching motility protein PilT yields MDLNDVLKLALRARASDIHIKAGLPPVYRIDGALKPLPNAPRMVSESIARMADGVMTEAQRRKFADTHEVDLAYGVPGLGRFRVNVFSQRGSVSMVLRVIPFKVQNLDELQLPGVLKKIAMEQRGLVLVTGATGSGKSTTLAAMIDHINSSRTCHIVTIEDPIEYLHRDKKSIVNQREVGFDTEGFDVALKSALRQDPDVILVGEMRDYETIETALTAAETGHLVLSTLHTIDAPETINRIVAVFPPYQQRQIRIQLASVLRGVVSQRLVPRADGQGRVPAVEVLVSTARTRELVEDKDKTKLLRDSIQQGFVSYGMQTFDQSLMTLLKKKLITFDEALRQASNPDDFKLKMSGISSTSDLSWEDFDKEEADEGEQTGNDVDIERF; encoded by the coding sequence ATGGACCTCAACGACGTCCTCAAACTGGCCCTGCGCGCCCGCGCTTCTGACATTCACATCAAGGCCGGGCTGCCGCCTGTCTATCGCATCGACGGAGCCCTCAAACCTCTGCCCAACGCGCCGCGCATGGTCTCCGAAAGCATTGCGCGCATGGCCGATGGCGTGATGACCGAGGCCCAGCGCCGCAAATTCGCCGACACCCATGAAGTCGATCTCGCCTATGGCGTGCCGGGACTGGGGCGCTTTCGCGTCAACGTCTTTTCTCAGCGCGGTTCGGTGTCCATGGTGCTGCGCGTCATTCCCTTCAAGGTACAGAACCTCGACGAATTGCAGCTGCCCGGAGTTCTCAAAAAAATCGCCATGGAACAACGCGGGCTGGTGCTGGTCACCGGCGCCACGGGCTCGGGCAAATCGACCACCCTGGCGGCGATGATCGATCATATCAACAGCAGCCGCACCTGCCACATCGTCACCATCGAAGACCCGATTGAGTACCTGCATCGGGACAAGAAAAGCATCGTCAACCAGCGCGAGGTGGGCTTTGACACCGAGGGCTTCGATGTCGCCCTCAAGAGCGCCCTGCGCCAGGATCCCGATGTCATCCTGGTGGGCGAGATGCGCGACTACGAAACCATCGAAACCGCGCTGACCGCTGCGGAAACCGGGCATCTGGTACTCTCCACCCTGCACACCATTGATGCACCTGAAACCATCAATCGTATTGTCGCGGTGTTTCCTCCCTACCAGCAGCGCCAGATCCGCATTCAGCTCGCCAGCGTACTGCGCGGCGTGGTGTCGCAGCGCCTGGTACCGCGCGCCGATGGTCAGGGCCGGGTTCCGGCCGTCGAGGTGCTGGTTTCTACCGCACGCACCCGCGAACTGGTGGAGGACAAGGACAAGACCAAGTTGCTGCGCGATTCCATTCAGCAAGGCTTTGTCTCCTATGGCATGCAGACTTTTGATCAGTCGCTCATGACTCTGCTGAAGAAAAAACTCATCACCTTTGATGAAGCCTTGCGCCAAGCCTCCAATCCCGACGATTTCAAGCTCAAAATGTCGGGCATTTCCTCAACGTCTGACCTGTCTTGGGAAGATTTTGACAAAGAGGAGGCGGACGAGGGAGAACAAACCGGAAACGACGTCGACATTGAGCGCTTCTGA
- a CDS encoding regulatory protein RecX gives MSASDPLTCALRLLSARDRSVAELSAGLQQRGYPEEEIQETVQRCSELGYLDDQRYAHERARALARSGRAAGSRILLDLRRRGISEELAVAALSAAEAELAPEQMLRDLLERRFPGFDYAHADERQKRRVLSFFQRRGFSLEQIFAIIRQERDL, from the coding sequence TTGAGCGCTTCTGATCCGCTAACTTGCGCCCTGCGGCTGCTGAGCGCGCGCGACCGCTCCGTTGCCGAACTCAGCGCCGGCCTTCAGCAACGAGGCTATCCAGAGGAAGAGATCCAAGAGACCGTGCAACGCTGCTCTGAACTGGGTTACCTCGACGACCAGCGCTATGCCCATGAACGGGCCCGCGCCTTGGCGCGCAGCGGCCGCGCGGCAGGCAGCAGAATTCTTCTCGATCTGCGCCGCCGGGGCATCAGCGAGGAACTCGCGGTCGCGGCCCTGAGCGCCGCCGAGGCCGAACTGGCACCGGAGCAGATGCTGCGCGACCTTCTGGAGCGACGTTTTCCCGGCTTTGATTACGCCCATGCCGATGAGCGTCAGAAACGACGGGTTCTGAGCTTTTTTCAGCGACGCGGCTTCAGCCTCGAACAGATTTTTGCCATAATCAGACAGGAAAGGGATCTGTAG
- the alaS gene encoding alanine--tRNA ligase — MTGHELRTRFLKFFEDRGHTLVPSSSLVPHNDPTLLFTNAGMNQFKDCFLGREKRAYVRAASSQKCVRAGGKHNDLENVGRTARHHTFFEMLGNFSFGDYFKKEAISYAWEFLTRDLNLDTSRLYVTVFTDDDEAADIWHKQEGVPRERIFRFGEKDNFWSMGDTGPCGPCTEIFWDNGPEVGCGKPECAVGCDCDRYMEIWNNVFMQFDRSADGTLTPLPKPSVDTGMGLERIATVIQGVSSNYDTDLLRGLIDFVAEITGNPYGADADNDVSMRVIADHSRATTFLIGDGVLPSNEGRGYVLRRIMRRAARHAKMLGYNEPLLCQSTGRVIEMMSGPYPELGERAAYIAKVTRNEEERFIQTLDNGLRMLTEEMARLKGEGRSRIPGDVVFRLYDTFGFPVDLTADIVEAEGFTLDEEGFEACMQEQRRKAREHWKGSGETAVDAVWRELAEAGIRCEFTGYGRLTDHGTVLAILREGQRVSKAAAGDKVQLVTSATPFYGESGGQVGDRGEITTAGAHLRVADAQRPLPELIVHHAEVLEGSLCEGDAAELLVDGAARQGTARNHTATHILQAVLSEVLGDHVKQAGSLVTPERLRFDFTHFSPLTDEELTRIEREVNRRIRENAEVDSQEMAAAEALAAGATALFGEKYGESVRVIAVGDFSMELCGGTHARAAGDIGLFKILQESGIAAGVRRIEAVTGERAVEHILRQEETLARMAALVKSDPQQMESRLQKLLERQRELEREVESLRAKLNAGKSGELMERVREVSGVPFLAVRVDGVDGKGLRDFSDQVRDRLGSGVVVLGCESDAKANLLVAVSKDLTARLQAGAIIKQLAAVVGGGGGGRPDLAQAGGSRPEKLDEALAQVEQVLAETLQKQMS; from the coding sequence ATGACAGGACATGAACTTCGCACCCGGTTTCTTAAATTTTTCGAGGATCGCGGCCACACGCTGGTTCCCTCCTCCTCCCTGGTGCCACACAACGACCCGACGCTGCTTTTCACCAATGCCGGCATGAATCAGTTCAAGGACTGCTTTCTCGGTCGCGAAAAACGCGCCTATGTGCGTGCGGCATCCTCGCAGAAATGTGTGCGCGCCGGCGGCAAGCACAACGATCTGGAAAATGTCGGCCGCACCGCGCGCCATCACACATTTTTCGAGATGCTCGGCAACTTCTCCTTTGGAGATTACTTCAAAAAAGAAGCCATTTCCTACGCCTGGGAATTTCTCACGCGCGATCTGAATCTCGACACAAGCCGCCTTTACGTCACGGTGTTTACCGACGACGACGAGGCTGCCGATATCTGGCATAAGCAGGAAGGGGTGCCCCGCGAGCGCATTTTCCGCTTCGGCGAAAAGGACAATTTCTGGAGCATGGGCGATACCGGCCCCTGCGGTCCCTGCACGGAGATTTTCTGGGACAACGGTCCCGAAGTTGGCTGCGGCAAGCCCGAGTGCGCCGTCGGTTGCGACTGCGACCGCTACATGGAAATCTGGAACAATGTCTTCATGCAGTTCGACCGCTCCGCCGACGGCACCCTGACGCCCCTGCCCAAACCCTCGGTCGATACCGGCATGGGCCTGGAGCGCATCGCCACGGTCATCCAGGGGGTGAGTTCCAACTACGACACCGATCTGCTGCGCGGCCTCATTGATTTTGTCGCCGAAATCACCGGCAACCCCTACGGCGCCGACGCCGACAACGATGTTTCCATGCGCGTCATCGCCGACCACAGCCGCGCAACCACCTTTCTCATCGGCGATGGGGTGCTGCCGAGCAACGAAGGGCGCGGCTACGTTCTGCGCCGCATCATGCGCCGCGCCGCGCGCCATGCCAAGATGCTCGGTTATAACGAACCGCTGCTCTGCCAGAGTACCGGTCGGGTTATCGAGATGATGAGCGGCCCCTATCCCGAACTCGGCGAGCGCGCCGCCTACATTGCCAAGGTGACCCGCAACGAGGAAGAGCGCTTTATCCAGACCCTTGACAACGGCCTGCGCATGCTCACCGAGGAGATGGCGCGCCTCAAGGGCGAGGGGCGCTCGCGGATTCCCGGCGATGTGGTGTTTCGCCTCTACGACACCTTCGGCTTTCCCGTGGACCTCACCGCGGACATCGTTGAAGCCGAAGGGTTCACCCTGGATGAGGAGGGATTTGAAGCCTGCATGCAAGAGCAGCGGCGCAAGGCCCGTGAACACTGGAAAGGCTCCGGCGAGACGGCTGTCGACGCGGTCTGGCGGGAACTGGCCGAAGCCGGTATCCGTTGCGAATTCACCGGCTACGGCCGCCTCACCGACCATGGCACGGTGCTCGCCATCCTGCGTGAGGGACAACGGGTCAGCAAAGCCGCAGCGGGCGACAAGGTGCAGTTGGTGACGTCCGCCACGCCCTTCTACGGGGAATCCGGCGGTCAGGTCGGCGATCGCGGCGAAATCACGACCGCCGGTGCGCACCTGCGCGTCGCCGATGCGCAACGCCCCCTGCCAGAGCTCATCGTACACCATGCCGAGGTACTCGAAGGCAGCCTGTGTGAAGGCGACGCCGCCGAACTTTTGGTCGACGGTGCCGCGCGTCAGGGCACGGCGCGCAACCACACTGCCACCCACATATTGCAAGCAGTACTGAGCGAGGTCCTCGGTGATCATGTCAAGCAGGCCGGCTCGCTGGTTACCCCCGAGCGCTTGCGTTTTGATTTCACGCATTTTTCGCCTTTGACCGACGAGGAACTCACGCGCATCGAACGTGAAGTCAACCGCCGAATCCGCGAAAACGCCGAAGTCGACAGCCAGGAGATGGCGGCCGCCGAGGCCCTGGCCGCCGGCGCCACCGCCCTGTTCGGCGAAAAATACGGCGAAAGCGTGCGCGTCATCGCCGTCGGCGACTTCAGTATGGAGTTGTGCGGCGGCACCCACGCCCGCGCCGCAGGCGATATCGGTCTGTTCAAAATTCTGCAGGAATCCGGCATTGCCGCAGGTGTTCGCCGTATTGAGGCGGTAACCGGCGAACGGGCGGTGGAACACATTCTGCGGCAGGAAGAGACTCTGGCGCGCATGGCCGCGCTGGTGAAAAGCGACCCCCAACAGATGGAGAGTCGCCTGCAGAAGCTCCTGGAACGCCAGCGTGAGCTGGAGCGCGAAGTCGAGTCCCTGCGCGCCAAGCTCAATGCCGGAAAGTCAGGCGAACTCATGGAACGGGTGCGCGAGGTCTCCGGGGTGCCATTTCTCGCTGTGCGGGTTGATGGCGTCGACGGCAAGGGACTGCGCGACTTCTCTGATCAGGTGCGCGATCGCTTGGGTTCCGGCGTCGTGGTGCTGGGCTGTGAAAGCGACGCCAAGGCCAACCTGCTGGTTGCAGTCAGCAAGGACCTCACCGCTCGCCTGCAGGCCGGCGCCATCATCAAACAACTTGCCGCCGTAGTCGGCGGCGGCGGCGGCGGACGTCCGGATCTCGCCCAGGCCGGCGGCAGTCGCCCGGAGAAACTCGACGAAGCTCTCGCGCAGGTTGAGCAAGTGCTCGCCGAAACCTTGCAAAAACAAATGTCATGA
- a CDS encoding cupin domain-containing protein codes for MGGTTLNTAEQPEYQHPKHKDYHLRDIVTAAANPAMSMHLGRLEPGGEIFVHTHEAQSETFYILSGEAVCTMGTEQIPFPSGACGVAPPGVPHGLRNDSRETVTLLALFTPPLK; via the coding sequence ATGGGTGGAACAACGTTGAACACAGCTGAGCAGCCCGAATACCAGCACCCCAAGCACAAAGACTACCATCTGCGCGATATCGTCACTGCGGCAGCCAATCCCGCCATGTCCATGCACCTGGGGCGGCTGGAACCGGGCGGCGAAATTTTTGTGCACACCCACGAAGCCCAGAGCGAAACCTTCTATATCCTTTCCGGCGAGGCCGTTTGCACTATGGGAACCGAGCAGATCCCCTTCCCTTCGGGCGCCTGCGGTGTTGCACCACCCGGGGTTCCCCACGGCCTGCGTAACGACAGCCGCGAAACCGTCACCCTTCTGGCGCTGTTCACCCCTCCCCTCAAGTAA
- a CDS encoding hybrid sensor histidine kinase/response regulator, with protein sequence MQLEMRGEPGLRQEMQGRTVLVVDDEAIIRELCAKVIKNHRILEAASGEEALEILGREAIDVVLTDVMMPVMDGLDLLKKIKEEDPAQPVVIMTGFADKDVILRALKADADDFISKPINLLQLRTTIDRVLEKKALREELHNLKRMDRLKTEFLGLVSHKLKTPTTAISLFIQNLVQGIGDPQDQGFQQTLKMILEESTYLESLIQDLLFFSEVILREGPPRLAQVDPSAVCRQSVKDIYPRAAARNISLDLHLPADLPLILTDREQLAFILHALLDNAIKFTPLGGQVTLAGEIIPEAVRLKIRDTGAGIAPEERARVFEKFYQIDPAHSGQVRGFGLGLFYARSFVQNLGGKLILESESGVGTTAVLSLPRA encoded by the coding sequence GTGCAACTCGAAATGCGGGGAGAACCCGGACTGCGACAGGAAATGCAGGGCCGCACGGTGCTGGTGGTTGACGACGAAGCCATTATTCGGGAGCTCTGCGCCAAGGTCATTAAAAACCACCGGATCCTGGAGGCCGCAAGCGGCGAGGAAGCTCTCGAAATTCTGGGGCGCGAAGCGATCGATGTCGTTCTCACCGATGTCATGATGCCGGTCATGGACGGGCTTGATCTGCTGAAAAAGATCAAGGAAGAAGATCCCGCTCAACCGGTAGTGATCATGACCGGCTTTGCCGACAAGGATGTCATCCTGCGGGCCCTCAAGGCCGACGCCGACGATTTTATCAGCAAGCCGATCAACCTGTTGCAGTTGCGCACGACCATCGATCGGGTTCTGGAGAAAAAGGCACTGCGCGAAGAGTTGCATAACCTCAAGCGCATGGATCGGCTCAAAACAGAGTTCCTCGGTCTCGTCTCTCACAAGCTCAAGACCCCGACCACCGCTATATCCCTGTTTATCCAGAACCTTGTGCAGGGCATCGGCGATCCTCAGGATCAGGGGTTTCAGCAAACCCTGAAAATGATCCTTGAAGAATCAACCTACCTCGAAAGCCTGATTCAGGATCTGCTTTTCTTCAGCGAGGTGATTCTGCGCGAAGGGCCGCCCCGCCTCGCACAGGTCGACCCCAGCGCGGTCTGCCGTCAATCCGTCAAGGATATCTACCCCCGTGCAGCAGCCAGAAACATCAGCCTCGATCTGCACCTGCCCGCAGACCTGCCCCTCATCCTGACGGACCGCGAGCAGCTCGCCTTTATTCTTCATGCCCTGCTCGACAATGCCATCAAATTTACGCCGCTAGGCGGCCAGGTTACCCTCGCGGGCGAAATCATCCCTGAGGCCGTGCGCCTTAAGATCCGCGACACGGGGGCGGGCATCGCCCCGGAGGAACGAGCGCGCGTCTTCGAGAAATTCTATCAGATCGACCCGGCCCATAGCGGCCAGGTGCGCGGCTTCGGCCTCGGACTGTTCTACGCGCGCAGTTTCGTGCAGAACCTCGGCGGCAAGCTCATTCTCGAGAGCGAATCCGGGGTGGGCACGACAGCCGTCCTGTCCCTGCCCCGCGCATAG